From the Pseudomonas putida genome, one window contains:
- a CDS encoding hybrid sensor histidine kinase/response regulator, translating into MSLSSGLIAVVALAYMAIMFAIAFYGDRRSTPLPPRLRAWVYSLSLAVYCTSWTFFGAVGQAAEQLWAFLPIYLGPILLLIFAPWVLQKMVLISKQQNITSIADFIAARYGKSQSLAVVVALICLVGVLPYIALQLKGIVLGVNLLIGANADATGTRVQDTALVVSLVLALFAIVFGTRSLDVTEHHRGMVLAIAFESLIKLLAFLAVGVFVVFNLYDGFDDLLTQARQSVQLDSYWQETINWPSMVVQTAVAMMAIICLPRQFHVTVVENIEPQDMRLARWVFPLYLALAALFVVPIALAGQMLLPGTVISDSFVISLPLAEAHPSLALLAFIGGASAATGMVIVEAVALSTMVSNDMLLPWLLRRNNAERPFEAFRHWMLSVRRVTIVVILLLAYVSYRLLGSTASLATIGQIAFAAVTQLTPAMLGALYWKQANRRGVFAGLAAGIFLWFYTLVLPIIAHSLGLSLGLFPGLAWLHGNPLDLPISPLTQGVVLSLAGNFTLFVWVSMLSRTRVSEHWQAGRFIGQQTSARPSSKPLLAVQIDDLLNLASRFVGEERARQSFIRFAYRQGKGFNPNQNADGDWIEHTERLLAGVLGSSSTRAVVKAAIEGRDMQLEDVVRIADEASEVLQFNRALLQGAIENINQGISVVDQNLHLVAWNRRYLELFNYPDGLISVGRPIADIIRYNAERGLCGPGEAQVHVARRLHWMRQGRAHSSERLFPNGRVIELIGNPMPGGGFVMSFTDITPFREAEQALRDANEGLEQRVAERTHELSQLNQALSEAKSQAEAVSKSKTRFLAAVSHDLMQPLNAARLFSAALSQQAEGMNEEAQKLVQHMDSSLRSAEELISDLLDISRLENGKITPDAKPFALNELFDTLGAEFKVLAAEKGLEFRLRGSRLRVDSDMKLLRRVLQNFLTNALRYGKSPILLGVRRQGEQLWLEVWDRGPGIADDKLQVIFQEFKRLDSHQTRAEKGLGLGLAIADGLCRVLGHRLEVRSWPGKGTVFRVNVPIAHQAAAAPSAPVEAASQPLAGLQVLCVDNEDSILIGMNSLLSRWGCQVWTARNRAECEALLAKGMRPHLALVDFHLDDGETGTGLMGWLRARLGEPVPGVVISADGSKETLATVHAAGLDYLAKPVKPAALRALLNRHLSLVQ; encoded by the coding sequence ATGTCGTTGTCCAGCGGGCTGATCGCCGTGGTCGCCCTGGCCTATATGGCCATCATGTTCGCCATCGCCTTCTACGGCGACCGCCGCAGCACACCGTTGCCGCCGCGCCTGCGTGCGTGGGTGTACAGCCTGTCGCTGGCGGTGTACTGCACCAGCTGGACGTTCTTCGGCGCGGTCGGCCAGGCGGCCGAACAGCTCTGGGCGTTCCTGCCGATCTACCTCGGCCCGATCCTGCTGCTGATCTTCGCGCCGTGGGTGCTGCAGAAGATGGTGCTGATCAGCAAGCAGCAGAACATCACCTCGATCGCCGACTTCATCGCCGCCCGCTACGGCAAGTCGCAGTCCCTGGCGGTGGTGGTAGCGCTGATCTGCCTGGTCGGCGTGCTGCCCTACATTGCCCTGCAGCTCAAGGGCATCGTGCTCGGCGTCAACCTGCTGATCGGCGCCAACGCCGACGCCACCGGCACCCGCGTGCAGGACACCGCGCTGGTGGTGTCGCTGGTGCTGGCGCTGTTCGCCATCGTCTTCGGCACACGCAGCCTGGACGTCACCGAGCACCACCGCGGCATGGTCCTGGCGATTGCCTTCGAGTCGCTGATCAAGCTGCTGGCATTCCTCGCCGTGGGCGTGTTCGTGGTGTTCAACCTGTACGACGGCTTCGACGACCTGCTGACCCAGGCGCGCCAGTCGGTGCAGCTGGACAGCTACTGGCAGGAAACCATCAACTGGCCGTCGATGGTGGTACAGACCGCCGTGGCGATGATGGCGATCATCTGCCTGCCACGGCAGTTCCACGTCACCGTGGTAGAGAACATCGAACCCCAGGACATGCGCCTGGCGCGCTGGGTGTTCCCACTGTACCTGGCCCTGGCCGCGCTGTTCGTGGTGCCGATCGCCCTGGCTGGGCAGATGCTGCTGCCGGGCACGGTGATCTCCGATTCCTTCGTCATCAGCCTGCCACTGGCCGAAGCGCACCCGAGCCTGGCCCTGCTGGCCTTCATCGGTGGTGCTTCGGCCGCCACCGGCATGGTCATCGTCGAGGCCGTGGCGCTGTCGACCATGGTCTCCAACGACATGCTGCTGCCCTGGTTGCTGCGCCGCAACAACGCCGAGCGGCCGTTCGAGGCGTTCCGCCACTGGATGCTGTCGGTGCGCCGGGTGACCATCGTGGTGATCCTGCTGCTGGCCTATGTCAGCTACCGCCTGCTCGGCTCCACCGCGAGCCTGGCCACCATCGGCCAGATTGCCTTCGCCGCCGTCACCCAGCTGACCCCGGCCATGCTCGGCGCGCTGTACTGGAAGCAGGCCAACCGCCGTGGCGTGTTTGCCGGCCTGGCGGCGGGCATCTTCCTGTGGTTCTACACCCTGGTGCTGCCGATCATCGCCCATAGCCTGGGCCTGTCGTTGGGGCTGTTCCCGGGCCTGGCCTGGCTGCATGGCAACCCGCTCGACCTGCCGATCAGCCCCTTGACCCAAGGCGTGGTGCTGTCGCTGGCGGGCAACTTCACCCTGTTCGTGTGGGTGTCGATGCTGTCACGCACCCGCGTCTCGGAACACTGGCAGGCGGGTCGCTTCATCGGCCAGCAGACCAGCGCCCGGCCCAGCAGCAAACCGCTGCTGGCGGTGCAGATCGATGACTTGCTCAATCTGGCATCGCGCTTTGTCGGCGAGGAACGCGCGCGGCAGAGCTTCATCCGTTTCGCCTACCGCCAGGGCAAGGGTTTCAACCCCAACCAGAACGCCGACGGCGACTGGATCGAGCACACCGAACGCCTGCTCGCCGGTGTGCTCGGCAGCTCCTCGACCCGCGCCGTGGTCAAGGCCGCCATCGAGGGCCGCGACATGCAGCTCGAGGACGTGGTGCGCATCGCCGACGAAGCCAGCGAGGTGCTGCAGTTCAACCGGGCCTTGCTGCAGGGCGCCATCGAGAACATCAACCAGGGCATCAGCGTGGTCGACCAGAACCTGCACCTGGTGGCCTGGAACCGCCGTTACCTGGAGCTGTTCAACTACCCCGACGGGCTGATCAGCGTCGGCCGCCCGATCGCCGACATCATCCGCTACAACGCCGAGCGCGGCCTGTGCGGCCCTGGCGAGGCGCAAGTCCACGTGGCGCGGCGCCTGCACTGGATGCGTCAGGGCCGTGCCCATTCCTCCGAGCGGCTGTTCCCCAACGGCCGGGTGATCGAGCTGATCGGTAACCCGATGCCCGGTGGCGGCTTTGTCATGAGCTTCACCGACATCACCCCGTTCCGCGAGGCCGAACAGGCGCTGCGCGACGCCAACGAAGGCCTGGAGCAGCGCGTGGCCGAACGGACTCACGAGCTGTCGCAACTCAACCAGGCGCTGTCGGAAGCCAAGAGCCAGGCCGAAGCGGTGAGCAAGTCCAAGACCCGCTTCCTGGCTGCAGTCAGCCACGACCTGATGCAGCCGCTGAACGCTGCGCGGCTGTTCTCCGCCGCCCTGTCGCAGCAGGCCGAAGGCATGAACGAAGAGGCCCAGAAGTTGGTGCAGCACATGGACAGTTCGCTGCGCTCGGCCGAGGAGCTGATCAGCGACCTGCTGGACATCTCGCGCCTGGAAAACGGCAAGATCACCCCCGACGCCAAACCCTTCGCCCTCAACGAACTGTTCGACACCCTCGGCGCCGAGTTCAAGGTGCTGGCGGCCGAAAAGGGCCTGGAGTTCCGCCTGCGCGGCAGCCGCCTGCGGGTCGACAGCGACATGAAACTGCTGCGCCGGGTGCTGCAGAACTTCCTTACCAATGCCCTGCGCTACGGCAAGAGCCCGATCCTGCTGGGGGTACGCCGCCAGGGCGAGCAGCTGTGGCTGGAGGTGTGGGACCGTGGCCCGGGCATTGCCGACGACAAGCTGCAGGTGATATTCCAGGAGTTCAAGCGCCTGGACAGCCACCAGACCCGCGCCGAAAAAGGCCTGGGCCTGGGCCTGGCGATTGCCGATGGCCTGTGCCGGGTGCTTGGCCACAGGCTGGAGGTCCGCTCCTGGCCCGGCAAGGGCACGGTGTTCCGCGTCAATGTACCGATAGCCCACCAGGCCGCGGCAGCGCCGAGCGCCCCGGTGGAAGCCGCGAGCCAGCCGCTGGCCGGCTTGCAGGTACTGTGCGTCGACAACGAAGACAGCATCCTGATCGGCATGAACAGCCTGCTCAGCCGCTGGGGCTGCCAGGTGTGGACCGCCCGCAACCGCGCCGAATGCGAAGCGCTGCTGGCCAAGGGTATGCGCCCGCACCTGGCGCTGGTGGACTTCCACCTGGATGACGGCGAAACCGGCACCGGGCTGATGGGCTGGTTACGTGCGCGCCTGGGCGAGCCGGTGCCCGGCGTGGTGATCAGCGCCGACGGCAGCAAGGAAACCTTGGCCACCGTGCATGCCGCAGGCCTGGACTACCTGGCCAAACCAGTGAAACCGGCGGCCTTGCGCGCCCTGCTCAATCGCCATCTGAGCCTGGTTCAGTAA
- the rmuC gene encoding DNA recombination protein RmuC: MLEERLSSAQLAQAGLQAQLDASRDEISDLSEANTVKQTQLAAQGRELELLQIDRDNARDAAHAWHLERATREAELRRLEAQSARLEAELREQQDSHQQRLEDLQEARDTLRAQFADLATKIFDEREQRFAQTSQQHLGQLLDPLKERIQAFEKRVEESYQQEARERFSLGKELERLQQLNLRLSDEATNLTQALKGQKTQGNWGELILERVLEHAGLEKGREYQTQVSLKSADGERFQPDVLIMLPGDKQVVVDAKVSLTAYQQFVGSNDEAALKQHVQSLRNHVKGLSSKDYNRLEGLHSLDFVLLFVPIEAAFSAALQAEPNLFQEAFDRQIVIVSPTTLLATLRVIDSLWKQERQGQNAREIAERAGWLYDKFVLFIQDLDELGNRLQQVDKAYAAARNKLCEGRGNLVSRSEQLKLLGARASKSLPAELLERALSDEAMADEAVTEPGSDGD; this comes from the coding sequence CTGCTCGAAGAGCGCCTGAGCAGTGCGCAACTGGCTCAGGCCGGCCTGCAGGCGCAACTGGATGCCAGCCGCGACGAGATCAGCGACCTCAGCGAAGCCAATACCGTCAAGCAGACCCAACTGGCCGCCCAGGGCCGTGAACTGGAGCTGCTGCAGATCGACCGCGACAACGCCCGCGATGCCGCCCACGCCTGGCACCTCGAACGCGCCACTCGCGAAGCCGAGCTGCGCCGCCTGGAGGCCCAGAGCGCGCGCCTGGAGGCCGAGCTGCGCGAACAGCAGGACAGCCACCAGCAGCGCCTGGAAGACCTCCAGGAGGCCCGTGACACCCTGCGTGCCCAGTTCGCCGACCTGGCCACGAAGATCTTCGACGAGCGCGAGCAACGTTTCGCCCAGACCAGCCAGCAGCACCTGGGCCAGTTGCTCGACCCGCTCAAGGAGCGCATCCAGGCGTTCGAAAAACGCGTCGAGGAAAGCTACCAGCAGGAAGCCCGCGAGCGCTTCTCGCTGGGCAAGGAGCTGGAGCGCCTGCAGCAACTCAACCTGCGCCTGTCCGACGAAGCCACCAACCTCACCCAGGCACTCAAGGGGCAGAAAACCCAGGGCAACTGGGGCGAGCTGATCCTCGAACGGGTGCTGGAGCATGCCGGCCTGGAGAAAGGTCGCGAATACCAGACCCAGGTCAGCCTGAAGAGCGCCGATGGCGAGCGCTTCCAGCCTGACGTGCTGATCATGCTGCCCGGTGACAAGCAGGTGGTGGTCGATGCCAAGGTCAGCCTCACCGCCTACCAGCAATTTGTCGGAAGCAACGACGAAGCCGCGCTCAAGCAGCATGTGCAGTCGCTGCGCAATCACGTCAAAGGTCTCTCAAGCAAGGACTACAACCGCCTCGAAGGCCTGCACAGCCTGGATTTCGTGCTGCTGTTCGTGCCGATCGAGGCGGCCTTCTCGGCAGCCCTGCAGGCCGAGCCCAACCTGTTCCAGGAGGCGTTCGACCGGCAGATCGTGATCGTCAGCCCGACCACCTTGCTGGCCACCTTGCGGGTCATCGACAGCCTGTGGAAGCAGGAACGCCAGGGCCAGAACGCCCGTGAGATCGCCGAGCGCGCCGGTTGGCTGTACGACAAGTTCGTGCTGTTCATCCAGGACCTGGACGAACTGGGCAACCGCCTGCAACAGGTCGACAAGGCCTACGCCGCGGCACGCAACAAGCTGTGCGAAGGTCGCGGCAACCTGGTCAGCCGCAGCGAGCAGCTCAAGCTGCTTGGGGCCCGTGCCAGCAAGAGCCTGCCGGCCGAGCTGCTGGAACGGGCACTTTCGGACGAAGCAATGGCCGACGAGGCGGTTACTGAACCAGGCTCAGATGGCGATTGA
- a CDS encoding MFS transporter has product MTSVWRTSGWVLVGAALILALSLGVRHGFGLFLAPMSADFGWGREVFAFAIALQNLIWGLAQPFAGALADRLGAARVVIIGGILYAAGLLLMSTADSAWSLSLSAGLLIGIGLSGTSFSVILGVVGRAVPAEKRSMAMGIASAAGSFGQFAMLPGTLGLIEWLGWSSALLVLGLLVALIVPFVGLLRDRPLPSQGAEQTLGEALREACSHSGFWLLALGFFVCGFQVVFIGVHLPAYLVDQHLPATTGTTVLALVGLFNIVGTYTAGWLGGRMSKPRLLTALYLLRAVVIALFLWLPVTQVSAYLFGIAMGLLWLSTVPLTNGTVATVFGVRNLSMLGGIVFLFHQLGAFLGGWLGGVVYDQTGNYDLVWQISILLSVLAAALNWPVRERPVARLQVQAA; this is encoded by the coding sequence GGGCTGTTCCTGGCGCCGATGAGCGCCGACTTTGGCTGGGGGCGTGAAGTGTTCGCCTTTGCCATCGCCCTGCAGAACCTGATCTGGGGCCTGGCACAACCGTTTGCCGGTGCGCTGGCCGATCGCCTCGGTGCGGCGCGGGTGGTAATCATTGGTGGCATTCTCTATGCCGCTGGCCTGCTGTTGATGAGCACCGCCGATTCGGCCTGGTCGCTGTCGCTCAGTGCTGGCCTGTTGATCGGTATCGGCCTGTCTGGCACCTCGTTTTCGGTGATCCTCGGTGTGGTCGGCCGCGCCGTGCCGGCAGAGAAACGCAGCATGGCCATGGGCATCGCCAGCGCTGCCGGTTCCTTCGGCCAGTTCGCCATGCTCCCTGGTACCCTTGGCCTGATCGAATGGCTGGGCTGGTCGTCGGCGCTGTTGGTGCTTGGCTTGCTGGTGGCGTTGATCGTGCCCTTTGTCGGTCTTCTGCGTGACCGCCCGCTGCCCAGTCAGGGTGCGGAGCAGACGTTGGGCGAGGCCTTGCGCGAGGCGTGCTCGCACTCCGGGTTCTGGCTGCTTGCCCTGGGCTTCTTCGTCTGTGGCTTTCAAGTGGTCTTCATTGGCGTGCACCTGCCTGCCTACCTGGTTGATCAGCACCTGCCAGCGACTACCGGCACCACGGTGCTGGCGCTGGTCGGGTTGTTCAACATCGTCGGTACCTACACAGCCGGCTGGCTGGGTGGGCGCATGTCCAAGCCGCGTCTGCTCACCGCGTTGTATTTGCTGCGTGCGGTGGTGATTGCGCTGTTCCTGTGGCTGCCGGTGACTCAGGTGAGTGCCTACCTGTTCGGTATTGCCATGGGGCTGCTGTGGCTTTCCACCGTGCCTTTGACCAATGGCACCGTGGCCACGGTCTTCGGCGTGCGCAACCTGTCGATGCTCGGCGGCATCGTCTTCCTGTTCCACCAGTTGGGCGCCTTCCTGGGTGGCTGGCTGGGTGGCGTGGTGTACGACCAGACCGGCAACTATGACCTGGTCTGGCAGATTTCGATTCTGCTCAGCGTGCTGGCTGCCGCGCTCAATTGGCCGGTACGTGAAAGGCCGGTTGCCCGCTTGCAGGTGCAGGCGGCATGA
- a CDS encoding OmpP1/FadL family transporter — translation MLKTSLGVAVALASCQLFAAGFALNEQSISGMGTGFAGRSSAADDASTVYGNPAGMSRLKRQQVTVGGAAVIAKTDISGPGSSPLPGETDGDMVPTVGVPMGYYVKPLDEHWSVGFGVYVPFGLVTDYGSGDAARYWGKKSHVEVITFQPTVSYAFNDVVSIGFGPTINKIKGELGSNTINPRSPGVNDGEVKIKGDDTAVGYNIGILVQATDRTRLGLTYHSMVDYKLEGNTKINNALIGPFSGSKFDATLKIKTPESVDFSVTHELDDHWTLYAGSTWTRWSRLKDITVNNEVPAPLSAQFGTISEEQNWHDTWAHAIGASYKVNKEWVLRTGFSVDQSPTNNTDRSPRIPTGDRKAISIGAGYSPTDDMTIDVAYSYLWEEDTKVNLASPTKGRYQAKYENSAHGIGASLTYRF, via the coding sequence ATGCTCAAAACCTCCCTCGGCGTAGCCGTTGCTCTCGCTTCCTGCCAACTGTTTGCTGCGGGCTTCGCCCTCAACGAACAAAGCATCAGCGGCATGGGTACCGGTTTTGCAGGTCGTTCTTCCGCTGCCGATGATGCCAGTACGGTGTATGGCAACCCTGCCGGTATGTCTCGCCTCAAGCGCCAGCAAGTGACCGTGGGCGGCGCAGCCGTCATTGCCAAGACCGACATCTCGGGCCCGGGTAGCAGCCCGCTGCCAGGGGAAACCGACGGTGACATGGTGCCAACGGTAGGGGTACCGATGGGCTACTACGTCAAGCCGCTCGATGAGCACTGGAGCGTCGGCTTCGGCGTTTACGTGCCGTTTGGCCTGGTTACCGATTACGGCAGCGGCGATGCCGCTCGCTATTGGGGCAAGAAGAGCCACGTCGAGGTCATCACGTTCCAGCCAACCGTCAGCTACGCCTTCAATGACGTCGTGTCGATCGGCTTTGGCCCGACCATCAACAAGATCAAGGGCGAGCTGGGGTCGAACACCATCAACCCGCGTTCTCCTGGCGTCAATGATGGCGAAGTGAAGATCAAAGGGGACGACACTGCCGTCGGCTACAACATCGGTATCCTGGTTCAGGCCACCGATCGCACCCGCCTCGGCCTGACATACCACTCGATGGTCGATTACAAGCTCGAAGGCAATACCAAGATCAACAACGCCCTGATCGGGCCTTTCAGCGGTAGCAAGTTCGACGCCACCCTGAAGATCAAGACGCCTGAGTCGGTAGACTTCTCGGTCACCCACGAGCTGGACGACCATTGGACCCTGTATGCAGGCAGCACCTGGACCCGCTGGAGCCGCCTGAAGGATATCACTGTCAACAACGAAGTCCCGGCACCACTGTCCGCGCAGTTCGGCACCATCAGCGAAGAGCAGAACTGGCACGACACCTGGGCCCACGCCATCGGCGCGTCCTACAAGGTGAACAAGGAGTGGGTCCTGCGTACCGGCTTCTCCGTCGACCAGTCGCCAACCAACAACACCGACCGCTCGCCGCGCATCCCTACGGGTGATCGCAAGGCAATCAGCATCGGTGCCGGTTACAGCCCAACCGACGACATGACCATCGACGTGGCCTACTCCTACCTGTGGGAAGAGGACACCAAGGTCAACCTGGCCAGCCCCACAAAGGGCCGCTACCAGGCCAAGTACGAGAACAGCGCTCACGGTATCGGTGCATCGCTCACCTACCGTTTCTGA
- a CDS encoding LysR family transcriptional regulator, with product MDLLNAIRSFIKVVEAGSIAAGARNLGLSPAAVSQNLARLEGHLHVRLLSRTTRSMALTPAGSQYYERVRHIERDLALAEQAVSTPDSEPQGRLCIASTSAFGRHVLASLIPAFSARYPLLSIELITTDRKVNHAREDVDVSLRITPQLEDQLLARHIARIPFICCASPGYLASAGLPTTPEVLRDHRCLVFRYPVDGRFLRWGFVRDGMRFEAEFGTVLISDDIDALTQMALNDGGITRLAEFIVRPHLASGTLLPLFEYSDSGQAYAQTEPMDIYLCVADRFAMTAKVRAFMDYLRESLGDSWQVQA from the coding sequence ATGGATCTGCTCAACGCCATCCGCAGCTTCATCAAGGTGGTCGAAGCCGGCAGCATCGCCGCCGGCGCCCGCAACCTCGGCCTCAGCCCGGCGGCGGTCAGCCAGAACCTGGCGCGGCTGGAAGGGCACCTGCATGTGCGTCTGCTCAGCCGTACCACCCGCAGCATGGCGCTGACGCCTGCCGGTAGCCAGTATTACGAGCGGGTAAGGCACATCGAGCGCGACCTGGCCCTTGCTGAACAAGCGGTCAGCACACCCGACAGTGAGCCACAAGGGCGGCTGTGCATCGCCTCGACCTCTGCTTTTGGTCGCCATGTGCTGGCGTCGCTGATCCCGGCCTTCAGCGCCCGCTATCCATTACTTTCGATAGAGTTGATAACGACTGATCGCAAGGTCAATCACGCCCGCGAAGATGTTGATGTCAGCCTGCGCATCACCCCGCAACTGGAAGACCAACTGCTGGCGCGGCACATCGCCCGCATCCCATTCATCTGCTGCGCGTCACCGGGTTACCTCGCCAGTGCCGGTTTGCCGACTACACCCGAGGTGTTGCGGGATCACCGCTGCCTGGTCTTCCGTTATCCGGTGGACGGCCGCTTCCTGCGTTGGGGCTTTGTACGTGATGGCATGCGTTTCGAGGCGGAATTCGGCACCGTACTGATCAGTGACGACATCGATGCCCTGACCCAGATGGCCCTCAACGATGGCGGCATCACCCGCTTGGCCGAATTTATCGTCAGGCCGCATCTGGCCTCGGGAACACTGCTGCCGCTGTTCGAATACAGCGACAGCGGCCAGGCCTATGCCCAGACCGAGCCAATGGATATCTACCTGTGCGTGGCCGATCGCTTTGCCATGACCGCAAAAGTGCGTGCGTTCATGGACTACCTGCGTGAGTCGTTGGGCGATAGCTGGCAAGTGCAGGCATGA
- a CDS encoding MFS transporter: MLAALKGYPASARLLLATTFTLTVARALTLPYLVVYLADNFQLSIGQIGLLIGGALIVASLLSLYGGHLVDTVRNHTLVSASTLVFALAFVAAIASRSVWLFFTCLVLINLALAVVDIAAKAGFCALLPVEQRSEVFAIKYTLSNVGYAVGPLLGVAMLELDEHLPFIASALTGLGMCLAYWRLGDRGLQASAQVQQSAGFSQVALGLARDRRLVCFTLGGVLSAVVFGQFTAYLSQYLVVTSSASEAARLVGYLVTTNAVTVIALQYLIGRRIGRQQLMPWLLAGMALFIAGLLGFAMAGSMVAWCLAMLVFTLGEIIVIPAEYMFIDLIAPEHLRGVYYGAQNLSNLGAALGPVLVGFALGRWWPGVIFYLLVMSVILAGVFYWLGTRRN; this comes from the coding sequence ATGCTCGCCGCCCTGAAAGGCTACCCCGCCAGTGCCCGCCTGCTGCTGGCCACCACCTTCACCCTCACCGTGGCCCGGGCACTCACCCTGCCCTACCTGGTGGTTTACCTGGCCGACAACTTCCAGCTGTCGATCGGCCAGATTGGCCTGCTGATCGGTGGCGCATTGATCGTTGCCTCGCTGCTGAGCCTTTACGGCGGGCACCTGGTCGACACCGTGCGCAACCACACCCTGGTCAGCGCCAGCACGCTGGTCTTCGCCCTCGCCTTCGTGGCGGCCATCGCCAGCCGGTCGGTGTGGCTGTTCTTCACCTGCCTGGTGCTGATCAACCTGGCCCTGGCAGTGGTCGACATCGCCGCCAAGGCCGGCTTCTGCGCGCTGCTGCCAGTGGAACAACGGTCCGAGGTGTTCGCCATCAAGTACACCCTGAGCAACGTCGGTTATGCCGTCGGCCCGCTGCTCGGCGTGGCCATGCTGGAGCTGGACGAACACCTGCCTTTCATTGCTTCGGCGCTGACCGGCCTGGGGATGTGCCTGGCCTACTGGCGGCTCGGCGACCGTGGGCTGCAGGCCAGCGCCCAGGTGCAGCAGAGCGCCGGGTTCAGCCAGGTGGCGCTGGGCCTGGCGCGTGACCGTCGGCTGGTGTGCTTTACCTTGGGTGGCGTACTGAGTGCGGTGGTGTTCGGCCAGTTCACCGCTTATCTGTCGCAATACCTGGTGGTGACCAGCAGCGCCAGCGAGGCGGCGCGGCTGGTCGGCTACCTGGTGACCACCAACGCGGTCACGGTGATTGCCCTGCAGTACCTGATCGGTCGGCGCATTGGCCGCCAGCAGCTGATGCCCTGGCTGCTGGCCGGCATGGCGCTGTTCATTGCCGGGCTACTCGGCTTTGCCATGGCAGGGTCGATGGTGGCCTGGTGCCTGGCGATGCTTGTGTTCACCCTGGGCGAGATCATCGTCATCCCTGCCGAGTACATGTTCATCGACCTGATTGCACCGGAGCACCTGCGCGGGGTGTATTACGGGGCGCAAAACCTGTCCAACCTCGGGGCAGCGCTGGGGCCGGTGCTGGTGGGGTTTGCCCTGGGGCGATGGTGGCCGGGGGTGATCTTCTACCTGCTGGTGATGTCGGTGATACTGGCTGGGGTGTTCTACTGGCTGGGTACCCGTCGGAATTGA
- a CDS encoding glutathione peroxidase, which translates to MRAHWLTMPLLALLAASSSWAADCPALLQGSLPELRGKEQVDLCQRFGGKPLVVVNTASYCGFAPQFEGLESTYKEYHEQGLEMLGVPSNDFKQEDADSEKTAKVCYANYGVTFTMTKTQAVRGKDAIPLFAELASQSSAPKWNFYKYVVDRQGKVIGNFSSLTKPDDPAFRAAIEKAIASHP; encoded by the coding sequence ATGCGTGCCCATTGGTTGACGATGCCGTTGCTGGCGCTGCTGGCTGCCAGTTCCAGCTGGGCTGCCGATTGCCCGGCGCTGTTGCAGGGTAGCTTGCCTGAATTGCGAGGCAAGGAGCAGGTCGACCTGTGCCAACGCTTCGGCGGCAAGCCGTTAGTGGTGGTCAACACGGCCAGCTATTGCGGTTTTGCGCCGCAGTTCGAGGGGCTGGAGTCGACATACAAGGAGTATCACGAGCAAGGTCTGGAAATGCTGGGCGTGCCGTCCAACGACTTCAAGCAGGAAGATGCCGACAGCGAGAAGACGGCCAAGGTCTGTTACGCCAACTACGGTGTGACCTTCACCATGACCAAGACCCAGGCGGTTCGCGGCAAGGATGCGATACCGCTGTTTGCCGAGCTGGCGAGCCAGAGCAGTGCGCCGAAGTGGAATTTCTACAAGTACGTGGTGGATCGTCAGGGCAAGGTGATCGGCAACTTCTCGAGCCTGACCAAACCCGATGATCCCGCCTTTAGGGCCGCGATCGAGAAGGCGATAGCTTCGCATCCGTAG
- a CDS encoding DUF2798 domain-containing protein: protein MSNLSHARSRRKLRPSATPYVFALYMSSIMALLMCFVITAANAGVNPEYLSNVLKAYQLAMPVAFVCVLMVRPVVLKLVAMTVHPH from the coding sequence ATGAGCAATCTGTCCCACGCGCGCAGCCGACGCAAATTACGCCCGAGCGCTACGCCGTACGTATTCGCGCTCTACATGTCGTCGATCATGGCGCTACTGATGTGCTTCGTGATCACCGCGGCGAATGCCGGGGTAAATCCGGAGTACCTGAGCAATGTGCTGAAGGCTTACCAATTGGCGATGCCCGTGGCATTCGTGTGCGTGCTGATGGTAAGGCCGGTGGTGCTGAAGCTGGTGGCGATGACGGTGCATCCACACTAA